GATCAGCTGATCGCCGTGCTTGGGCTCAAGAAGACGGATAAGCTGGAAGGGGATTTCCTCGCGTCCGTTCGGAGCATCAAAGATAAATGGCAAGCGCGCCTCGACGGCGCGCTGGTGCATTGGGAGGAGACGAAGAGCAAAATCAACGAGAAGTACGATGTAAAAGCCCGTGGCGGAACATGGAATCCGATCGACGAGCTCTTCCAGGAGATCAATATTGCGGTCGCGAACGAGCTTGCTGACATTACTAGGCAAGGGGCCGAGGCAAGGTTTGATGCGATCGAGCGCGGTGAAGCGATCATCGAATCCGTCCTCCAATACCTCGACGGAAGCGAATACATCCAGCTGCTTGACAACCCTCCGGCGGCCTTCGCTCCGATCACGATCGGGAAGACGCTGCGGGACGGAATTGGTAGTGTCGGCAGCGAGCTGAAGCGCGTCAAAGCCTCTCTCCCTGCGCCCGCACCGGCCGCATAGTCGCTCAAGGTAACGCCCTACGCGTGTTCAACTGACCGATGAAACAGGAAGCGGTCAGTTCGATGCGATAGGCGTTGTGGACGAGGCGATCGAGGATGGCATCTGCGATGGTGGGATGCTAGTTCGCACCTTCGGCGATTGGAAGTCGTCCGTGAAAAACTCGGAATGCTTTGATTCCGTTTAACAATTTCCCCTGATTTCGGTTTTCAGATTGCCGAATTTCGTGGCTTTGGGCTGCGGTTTCCGGCAAATTGGATGCGCTTGTTCTGCGTGATTCGAGACGATGACGAAGCAGCGAGGGAAGCGAGCGATGCGACCGAAGGAACGGCGCGAGAGCGGCCAGACGGACCTGTTGCGATCCCGGCTCGACCACATTCTCAATATGGATCATGCGCTGGTGAAGCTGGCCAAGACGATCGACTGGCGTTTCCTCGAAGAACGGCTGGGCGAGGTCTATGACGACGATCCTGGCCGGCCGCCTTTGCCGACCCGGCTGATGGCGGGATTGGCCATCCTCAAGTCGATGCACAACCTGTCCGACGAAAGCCTGTGCGAACGCTGGCTGGAGAACCCCTACTACCAGCTGTTCTGCGGCGAGGAGTTCTTCCAGCACCGCTTGCCCTTCGACCGCACGTCATTGACGCGCTGGCGCCTGCGCATGGGCGAAGAACGGCTCACGGCTCTGCTCCAGGAGAGCCTTGCGGCGGCGACCAGGTTGGGGGCGGCCAAGCCGTCGGACTTCCGCGCGGTAATCGTCGACACTACCGTGCAGGAAAAGGCCATCACCTTCCCGACCGACGCCAAGCTGATGCATCGCGCCCGCGAGCGGCTGGTCAAGCTGGCCAGGAAGCATGGCATTGCCCTGCGCCAGTCCTATGCGCGGGTCGGCAAGATCGCGCTGATCAAGCATCAGCGCTATGCCCATGCCAAGCAATTCAAGCGGGCCAACCGGCAACTCAAGCGCCTGCGCACCATGCTGGGAGCGGTGATCCGCGACATCGTCCGCAAGCTCGCCATGCGGCCAGAGCTGATGCAGGTCTTTGCCCTGCCGCTGTCGCTGGCCCGGCGCGTCAGGGACCAGCGCCAGCGCGAGCGGGGCAAGAAGGTGTATTCCCTGCACGCTCCGGAGATCGAGTGCATTGGCAAGGGCAAGGCCCACAAGCCCTACGAGTTCGGCGTCAAGGTCTCCGTCGCCACCCCGCTGCAGCGCAGCCGCGGCGGCCAGTTCGTCGCCCATGTCAAGGCGCTGCCCGGCAATCCGTATGACGGCCACACGCTGGCGACCATCATCCCGGCGATCGAGGACACCATCGGCGTCAGCCTCGGCAAGATCGTCACCGATGCCGGCTACCGCGGCCACAACGCGCCGAAGGACAAGATGTTCAAGGTCCATGTCGCCGGCTACAAGCGCGGCCTCACCCAGGCCGTCAAACGGGCGCTGCGACGCCGGGCCGCCGTAGAACCCGTCATCGGCCATCTCAAGAACGACCACCGCATGGGCCGCAACTTCCTGGCCTTCTCCGAGGGCGATGCCAACAACGCTGTCCTTGCAGCCGTCGGCTATAACTTCAGCCTCCTGCTCAACTGGCTGAGGCTTTTGTGTGCCTTCTTCCTGGTACTGCTCACGTCCGCTGCAGTGCCACCAATCCGGCCGCGATCAGCCTGACGCCATATCAGCTCTGATATGGCGGGTGGGAATGCTCCCGCTTCGCCTCCGATCCCGAAATCAACCTTCTTCACAGACGACTTGGAATGATCCGCCGCCCGGCTTTGTTGAGGTCGATTTTGTGGCCGCCAGGATGCTGAAGGCGCTGGCAAGAACCGACCTGCTCATCCTCGACGGTAGGGGGGCCCGAAAAGCTCAACGACGATCGGCGCCGTATCGGGCCGTCGCCCCGTGCCAAGGCGAGTGCTGCGAAGAACCTGGGTGCCCGACGTCACCGGCAAGCCGCAGCATTTGTCGTAGATGTCTCATGGTCAGCCTTCTCTTTGCCGGCATCATGCGTCCCTTGTTCCAAAGGACCGTCATGCCAAAGTTGCTGACCCAGGTGCTCCTTCTCAGGTCTCAAAGTGGCCGGAACTGATCGGAATGGTGGCCGGCTTCACGTCGGAACGGCGGCCAGCTTCAAGTTGGAATACACGGCCGAAAAACGTCGGAATCCGCACCTCGGTCAAAAGCCGACCTATCGTCGCCGAGCTTACTGTCAGCAGTTTGCCGCGGAGCGCCTCATCGAGTGCTAACCGGCCATGTCGCTCAAGCGCAGGCAACAAGACAGGGATCAACGGCTTAAGACATTTGGAACACAACCGCTCCGAAGCCTCCCACAACACGATGAGGCGCCTCGCGGACATCGCTGCCGTAAAAGCGGCTGTGGCTCTTGCCCGCAGACGGCCTCTGCTCACGACGGTTCATAACACGGACCGCGTGCTTGCGATAATAGCCGGTTACCGCCACGAATTGACCCAGAATGCGCCGCTTGTCATCTTGACACGCCGCTCGATAACGCTCCATGATCGCCGCTATCAGTGCCGACCGTGACGCCATGCTGAGCCCCGCCATCCGTCCCCCGAACGGGAATGGCACGACCTGTCCATCCCGTTCGGAATAGGGGCACTATCGGTAACATTTTGCTTGAGGCAATGCGCCTCCCTATTGGATCTTCAAGCGATCGGAACTTGGAAGCCGGAAGCCCAGCGGATTGTTCGTCGCGCGCGACAAAACCCCAAATGCCCCCGCGGGATCGCATCCCGATCAGGATAGCCTATTCGCTTCAATGACATATACAGATGGGTGTTATGAAACAGGATTGTAGAAGATCAGATACCGGGCGATCGCGGTGCGTGCCCCCGGCACGCTAGTATAGGCATGCAGGTAGGTGCCCTGATCGGAGTTGAAGATCTCGGGATTACCGTATTTCGCCAGCGCCTCCTCGAGGGCTTCAATGCAAGAGGCCGCATCCATGGTGATCGACAGCCGCCAGCTAAATACCTTGCGCCTGAAACACTGGACCACAGCAACGAGGTAGCAGAAGCCGCGGCCCATCAGGAGTGGAGTAAGAAGCGCAGCTGCGCTTATCCTCCCCGAACCCTACGTGCACTTTTCAGCACTTACGGCTCTCTATTGGGTCAAATCCGGGAACTGCTGGATAAATTCTGGCGGGGCTCCTTTGCCGCTGTTTTCTTGTCGAGATCGTTTTGGGTCTCGTATTCCTGATCGAGTTCCTACCTGACGGCGGTCATCTGGCGGCGCTCGAAGTCGGTGATCCTGATTGCCCGCCACCGCTCGGCAGCTCGGATCATGGCGCCGAGCATGAGCTTGAGAACGGGCTTCTCGCCTAAGGCATTGGGAATGATCTTTAGCCTGCGCCGCTCCTCGACGAACAGACGTTCCAGAAGAGTCGTGGTCCTGATGGCGCGGCGGTGAGTGATCGGCATTCTCAGATGCGCAATTGCCGCTTCGAAGTCGTCCATGAAGCATGGCGACCGCGCTCGGCAGCTGGCCTCGTAGTCCTTCACCAGACCGGCGGCGAGAGGTTCTGTTGCAAACTTTTTCGTTACGGGTTGTCTGGCAAGTGACCTCCGACATTTTTTTAGGAGGTTTGTGATGTTCAGAGGCCGGCATTTCGACCGATCGGTCATCCTGGTGTGCGTTCGCTGGTATCTGGCATATGGTATAGCGCGGCGATCTGGGAGAGACCTGCGCGACAATCTGGATGAGACTCTCAGAGCGCGGTCATGGCGCATTGCATCGCCTGAACTGCTCCCGGATGTTAGGTCGTTGCCTCATCTGATTTGCTCCCCGCAGTTTTGGGGCGGGAGCAAATCAGATGAGGCGGATAAGCATGGCGACGCGGGATGAGCTGGTGAAAGTGGTAGCGGAGCGCTACGCCCGAGGCGATCGGGCAGAGAAGACGCGCATTCTCGATGAATTCGCGGCGGTGAGCGGCCTTCACCGCAAGCATGCCATGCGTTTGCTGCGGAGTGGACCACCGGCGCATCGTTCGGGGCCGCGGCCGGACCGCCGGCTTTATGACGACGCGGTGCGCGAAGCGCTGATCGTGCTCTGGGAAGCTTCGGATCGCATCTGCGGCAAGCGTCTGAAGATGCTGATTCCGATTCTGGTGGAGGCGATGGAACGTCACGGGCATCTGCATCTAACCGCCGAGATCCGTACACGTCTATTGGCGATGAGCGCGGCCACGATCGATCGCGCTCTTCGCGAGGTTCGAGACATCGCTGGTGGGCCGAGACGCCGTCGCAGCACAGCGTCCACCGCGCTGCGGCGCAGCATTCCGATCCGAACCTTCTCCGATTGGCAGGATCCGCCGCCTGGATTCGTCGAGGCCGACCTGGTGGCGCACAGCGGACCGACGGCGCGGGGAAGCTTCATACAAACGCTTTGTCTTACCGACATCGCGAGCGGGTGGACGGAATGCGCGCCCTTGCTGGTGCGTGAGCAGAAGCTGCTGAGCGAGGTGCTGACGGAATTACGTCGGCTCCTGCCATTTCAGCTTCTCGGATTCGACACGGACAATGACAGCGTGTTCCTGAACGAGACGATACGCGACTACTGTCAGGAGGCCGGCATCGAGTTCACCCGCTGCCGTCCTTACCGCAAAAATGACCAGGCCTTCGTCGAACAGAAGAACGGCGCCGTGGTGCGGCGCATCGTCGGCTATCGCCGGCTGGAGGGACTCAAAGCCGCTGCGGCTCTGGCACAACTCTACGCAACGGTGCGGCTGTTCGTGAACTTCTTTCAGCCCTCCTTCAAGCTGGCCGGAAAGGAACGGGACGGCGCCCGCATGCGCAAGCGCTATCACCCTGCGGCAACACCGTGCCAGCGACTGCTGGCCGATCCACGCACGCCTGAACCGGTTCGGGCCAGGCTGGCGCAAACACAGGCGAGGCTGGACCCGGTAAAGCTGCTGCAGGAGATGCGATCGGCGCAGCAGCGCCTCGTCGAAATTGCCGATGAATCCTGCACGCCGGCGCTGGTGGTGAACGATCCGGCGCTGGACCAGTTCCTGTCGGGTCTGCGGACGGCCTGGAAGGAGGGGGAAGTCCGCCCCACCGCAAGAGCCAAGCCGATGCAAAAGCGGGGTCGTCGTCGACCGGATCCGCTTGTGAAGGTCACAGGCCAGCTGCGCGCGTGGTTCGACGAAGAGCCCTGGCGGACCAGCCGCGAATTACTGGTGCGTCTGCAGGCGGAGCAGCCGGGGCAATATCCTGATCCACTTCTGCGCACGCTGCAGCGCCGCTTGAAGATCTGGCGGAAGGAAAAGGCACACGCGATGGTGTTCGGCCCAATACACGTGGAGCCGGCAATCGAGCCGATCGCCCATTGATCGAATCCTAGCCCTGGGGAACATTATGGTGAGGCAACGGAAAATCGTTCGGGAGCATTCCAGGGTGAGGCAATACGATGGGCAAATTATCATGCTGATTGTCGCTGGCAAGGTTTTCGTCGTTTTCTGATCGTCGCTCCGCGACAAGCTCGTGCAT
This is a stretch of genomic DNA from Mesorhizobium sp. L-2-11. It encodes these proteins:
- a CDS encoding DDE-type integrase/transposase/recombinase; this encodes MRRISMATRDELVKVVAERYARGDRAEKTRILDEFAAVSGLHRKHAMRLLRSGPPAHRSGPRPDRRLYDDAVREALIVLWEASDRICGKRLKMLIPILVEAMERHGHLHLTAEIRTRLLAMSAATIDRALREVRDIAGGPRRRRSTASTALRRSIPIRTFSDWQDPPPGFVEADLVAHSGPTARGSFIQTLCLTDIASGWTECAPLLVREQKLLSEVLTELRRLLPFQLLGFDTDNDSVFLNETIRDYCQEAGIEFTRCRPYRKNDQAFVEQKNGAVVRRIVGYRRLEGLKAAAALAQLYATVRLFVNFFQPSFKLAGKERDGARMRKRYHPAATPCQRLLADPRTPEPVRARLAQTQARLDPVKLLQEMRSAQQRLVEIADESCTPALVVNDPALDQFLSGLRTAWKEGEVRPTARAKPMQKRGRRRPDPLVKVTGQLRAWFDEEPWRTSRELLVRLQAEQPGQYPDPLLRTLQRRLKIWRKEKAHAMVFGPIHVEPAIEPIAH
- a CDS encoding IS5 family transposase translates to MRPKERRESGQTDLLRSRLDHILNMDHALVKLAKTIDWRFLEERLGEVYDDDPGRPPLPTRLMAGLAILKSMHNLSDESLCERWLENPYYQLFCGEEFFQHRLPFDRTSLTRWRLRMGEERLTALLQESLAAATRLGAAKPSDFRAVIVDTTVQEKAITFPTDAKLMHRARERLVKLARKHGIALRQSYARVGKIALIKHQRYAHAKQFKRANRQLKRLRTMLGAVIRDIVRKLAMRPELMQVFALPLSLARRVRDQRQRERGKKVYSLHAPEIECIGKGKAHKPYEFGVKVSVATPLQRSRGGQFVAHVKALPGNPYDGHTLATIIPAIEDTIGVSLGKIVTDAGYRGHNAPKDKMFKVHVAGYKRGLTQAVKRALRRRAAVEPVIGHLKNDHRMGRNFLAFSEGDANNAVLAAVGYNFSLLLNWLRLLCAFFLVLLTSAAVPPIRPRSA